One genomic segment of Hymenobacter psoromatis includes these proteins:
- a CDS encoding c-type cytochrome, with the protein MMSLSLKYGLSAASLVLSLGVASCTPEAGDPGVEYAPEMYESIPYEPLRQLTFNSVNSFGINERTPATGTVPRGKLAYFDHIPKDSVRIAERTLHNPYPYTKANVEEGQVLFSRYCQHCHGEKGDGMGPVGMKFKGVPNYANGAYKTMNDGHIFHVIEWGRNRMMPHGSQVNPEERWKIAMYVHVLQINNDPADLPKVVKVTGPTPDTDATMGNASVMTDGNNQKAEGKAGSHTMSNAPGQGNEGRNGSM; encoded by the coding sequence ATGATGTCGCTGTCACTTAAATATGGCTTGTCCGCGGCCTCGCTGGTGCTGAGCCTGGGCGTTGCCTCCTGTACCCCCGAAGCGGGCGACCCTGGCGTAGAATACGCGCCGGAGATGTACGAATCCATTCCTTATGAGCCCTTGCGGCAGTTAACTTTTAATTCAGTTAACTCCTTCGGAATTAATGAGCGCACGCCGGCCACTGGCACCGTGCCACGAGGAAAGCTAGCTTATTTCGACCACATTCCGAAGGATAGCGTGCGTATTGCGGAGCGGACTTTGCACAATCCCTACCCCTATACTAAAGCCAATGTGGAAGAGGGACAAGTCCTTTTCTCGCGCTATTGCCAGCACTGCCACGGTGAGAAGGGCGATGGGATGGGCCCGGTAGGAATGAAGTTCAAAGGCGTGCCCAACTACGCGAACGGCGCTTACAAAACGATGAATGATGGGCATATCTTCCACGTCATCGAATGGGGCCGCAACCGCATGATGCCACATGGCTCGCAGGTGAACCCGGAGGAGCGCTGGAAAATCGCGATGTACGTACACGTACTTCAAATTAATAACGACCCCGCTGACCTGCCTAAAGTTGTGAAAGTGACGGGCCCTACCCCCGACACCGACGCTACAATGGGTAACGCTTCAGTGATGACGGACGGTAACAACCAAAAAGCCGAGGGTAAGGCTGGCTCGCACACTATGTCTAACGCCCCCGGCCAAGGCAACGAAGGCCGCAACGGCTCCATGTAA
- a CDS encoding cytochrome c oxidase subunit II, which translates to MSTLTILLVAVLLLVVFGLLFRLQILTAIFSGSYVRQIGTSNRVNAALMLVFMVVGGGLFFWSFANNYGKMNPPIASVHGHAMERMFWTTMVVIGIAFVITHVLLFTYAYRYQYKEGRRAYFFSHNNTIEVIWTIIPAVVMAALIFAGWKAWTRITGPAPKDAVVVEVMGKQFNWLVRYPGRDMKLGVVNYRLIDASNDFGFDLSDKAALDDFTASEIHVPKGHPVLIKIRSRDVLHAVYMPQFRVQMYAVPGMPTRFWFTPTTTTDEMRSQLGNPNFNYELACNQICGKGHFAMKFTIVVDEPDDYVAWYAAQKPVSQNADLMASYKQMSQQTGLGKGGSKGARANAIEETGEEPVATPLAAQASL; encoded by the coding sequence ATGAGTACTCTAACTATTTTGCTGGTCGCGGTTCTATTGCTGGTCGTATTTGGCCTGCTATTCCGCCTCCAGATTCTGACTGCGATTTTCTCGGGCTCTTACGTTCGGCAAATTGGCACTAGCAACCGTGTGAATGCCGCGTTGATGCTGGTATTTATGGTAGTTGGCGGGGGGCTATTCTTCTGGTCGTTTGCAAACAATTACGGGAAGATGAACCCACCCATTGCTTCCGTACATGGGCACGCGATGGAGCGGATGTTCTGGACCACCATGGTTGTCATTGGGATTGCCTTTGTTATCACGCACGTTCTACTTTTCACCTACGCTTATCGCTACCAGTATAAAGAAGGACGCCGGGCTTATTTTTTCTCGCATAATAACACTATCGAGGTTATTTGGACGATTATTCCGGCAGTAGTGATGGCCGCGCTAATTTTCGCTGGTTGGAAGGCTTGGACTCGTATTACGGGCCCGGCTCCAAAAGATGCGGTGGTAGTAGAAGTAATGGGTAAGCAGTTTAACTGGCTGGTGCGTTACCCTGGCCGCGACATGAAGTTGGGGGTAGTAAACTACCGGTTAATTGATGCTTCCAATGACTTCGGCTTTGACCTGAGCGACAAAGCTGCGCTAGATGACTTCACAGCTTCCGAGATTCATGTGCCGAAGGGCCACCCGGTTCTGATTAAGATTCGCTCGCGTGATGTGTTGCATGCTGTATATATGCCGCAGTTCCGAGTGCAGATGTATGCGGTGCCGGGGATGCCGACTCGATTTTGGTTTACCCCAACTACTACTACCGACGAAATGCGCTCGCAATTGGGAAATCCCAACTTCAATTACGAGTTAGCCTGCAATCAGATATGCGGCAAAGGACACTTCGCAATGAAGTTCACCATTGTGGTAGATGAGCCAGATGACTACGTAGCTTGGTATGCGGCACAGAAACCAGTTTCGCAGAATGCCGACCTTATGGCTTCTTACAAGCAGATGAGCCAACAAACTGGCTTAGGTAAGGGCGGCAGCAAAGGGGCTCGTGCTAACGCTATCGAAGAAACCGGTGAGGAGCCAGTTGCTACACCCTTAGCCGCTCAGGCGTCGCTTTAG
- a CDS encoding quinol:cytochrome C oxidoreductase: MATLTHHHEPAAVEQLAPSPKAQRTFLTIIGAGILLLIIGIIAAILHTGEHQDKIPLVGSTGALHDADVSDKGHSVLIRRIVVSLWHSNLFFVGISAVGTVFMAIQYVAYAGWSVVVKRINEALAAWLIPGAVIMVLLFILGRQDIFHWTHDGIMTKGSPTYDKIVAGKAGFLTFWFYLIRMVSYLTIWGVFSWRLRQLSLQEDLYGGTRYFHKSVTTSALFLVLYGITSSMSAWDWVMSVDVHWFSTMFGWYVFASWWVSGIAATALIAIYLKQAGYLRFMNANHFHDLGKLMFGFSIFWTYVWFSQFMLIWYANLPEEAVYFNQRLGGFDGQYTWMFYFNLVINFAFPFLALMTRDAKRQMIVMKIVCIAILIGHWSDFYLMLMPGTMKGDNGFLIEIGIAMIFLGSFLILLTRRLSEASLIPVNHPFVDESVHHTT; this comes from the coding sequence ATGGCAACTCTGACTCACCATCACGAACCCGCCGCTGTTGAGCAGCTAGCACCTAGCCCTAAAGCGCAACGAACGTTCCTAACAATCATTGGGGCTGGTATTCTTTTATTGATTATCGGCATAATTGCGGCCATACTGCATACTGGCGAGCATCAGGATAAAATTCCGCTGGTTGGCAGTACCGGAGCCCTACACGATGCCGACGTATCGGACAAGGGCCATTCGGTTTTGATTCGCCGCATCGTGGTCAGTCTTTGGCACAGTAATCTGTTCTTCGTTGGTATTTCCGCGGTCGGAACGGTATTTATGGCCATCCAATACGTAGCTTATGCTGGTTGGTCAGTGGTGGTAAAGCGTATTAATGAGGCGCTGGCAGCTTGGCTGATTCCGGGGGCCGTTATCATGGTATTACTATTTATTCTGGGTCGTCAGGATATTTTTCACTGGACCCACGATGGTATAATGACTAAGGGCTCACCTACCTACGATAAAATCGTGGCGGGCAAAGCGGGCTTTCTTACCTTCTGGTTCTACCTGATTCGGATGGTATCTTACCTCACCATCTGGGGTGTATTCTCTTGGCGTCTACGTCAGTTATCGTTGCAAGAAGACCTATATGGCGGTACGCGCTACTTCCATAAAAGTGTTACGACATCAGCATTGTTCCTAGTCTTATATGGCATAACTTCCTCCATGTCGGCTTGGGACTGGGTAATGTCAGTTGACGTGCACTGGTTCAGCACCATGTTTGGGTGGTATGTATTCGCTTCCTGGTGGGTATCAGGTATTGCTGCTACGGCACTAATTGCCATTTACCTGAAGCAAGCTGGCTACCTGCGCTTCATGAACGCTAACCATTTTCACGACTTGGGAAAGTTGATGTTCGGCTTCAGTATTTTTTGGACTTATGTTTGGTTTTCGCAGTTCATGCTGATTTGGTATGCCAACTTACCTGAAGAGGCAGTATACTTCAACCAGCGCTTAGGGGGTTTTGACGGTCAGTACACGTGGATGTTCTACTTCAACCTGGTTATCAACTTTGCCTTCCCCTTTTTGGCTCTGATGACCCGCGACGCTAAGCGCCAAATGATTGTCATGAAAATCGTCTGTATCGCTATCCTCATTGGACACTGGTCTGACTTTTATTTAATGCTCATGCCGGGCACTATGAAGGGCGATAACGGGTTTCTGATTGAGATTGGTATCGCCATGATATTCCTCGGTTCGTTCCTGATTTTGCTGACGCGCCGCCTGTCCGAAGCCTCCCTCATTCCGGTGAACCACCCGTTTGTTGACGAAAGTGTTCACCATACCACTTGA